From a single Penaeus vannamei isolate JL-2024 chromosome 25, ASM4276789v1, whole genome shotgun sequence genomic region:
- the mRpL18 gene encoding large ribosomal subunit protein uL18m, giving the protein MQTSTPILRAFSGLRLGFLRPRYTHSDALSENDLVNPQCVNRNPRNMEMLRLARKPQGWGLDSPSCNYWYKLFLECTQRHVTARVEHFTGKTVVLASTKEWAIKQHLFSTTDINAVRNIGHIIAQRCLQSGISELHTELQEHVDTSEKIKSFMEALEEGGLTTREPTTIKEDSVHPLLAKRRETLPWTVLEEEVLKEEERKKKKE; this is encoded by the exons ATGCAGACTTCGACCCCTATTTTACGGGCTTTTTCTGGCCTCAGATTGG GATTCCTTAGGCCAAGATATACACACAGTGATGCACTGAGCGAGAATGACCTCGTAAACCCACAATGTGTTAACAGAAATCCCCGAAATATGGAGATGCTGAGGTTGGCCCGGAAACCTCAAGGCTGGGGCCTCGACAGCCCAAGTTGTAATTATTGGTACAA ATTGTTTCTAGAGTGTACCCAACGCCATGTAACTGCCCGTGTTGAGCATTTCACTGGTAAGACGGTGGTGTTGGCATCAACTAAAGAGTGGGCCATCAAACAGCATCTCTTCTCCACAACAGACATCAATGCTGTCAGGAACATTGGCCACATCATTGCGCAGCGATGCTTGCAGTCTGGTATTTCAGAACTTCACACAGAGCTCCAGGAACATGTAGATACATCAGAAAAG ATAAAATCCTTCATGGAGGCTCTAGAAGAAGGAGGCCTAACCACCCGTGAACCTACGACGATAAAGGAGGACTCGGTGCACCCATTACTGGCAAAGAGACGAGAAACTCTACCCTGGACGGTTCTGGAAGAGGAAGTGctcaaggaagaagagaggaaaaagaaaaaagaataa